In Leisingera sp. NJS204, the following are encoded in one genomic region:
- the lpxD gene encoding UDP-3-O-(3-hydroxymyristoyl)glucosamine N-acyltransferase: MFTIRQIAESLGIEAQGDLDLKIAGAAEPQDAKADQIAMAMAPKYADGLTAGGAQAAVLWEGADWQAFGLKAAIFAPRPRLTLSGVTAILDRGQGFAAGIHPSAVIDPTAKLGEDVSVGPLAVIGAGAEIGARSVIGPHCYIGTDAVIGEDAQLREMVSIGARATIGDRFRAQPGARVGGDGFSYVTPEVSGAENARKTMGDQGEARAQAWVRIHSLGAVTIGDDVEIGSNCTLDNGTIRDTVIGNGSKLDNQVHVGHNTRVGNDCLLCGQTGISGSVDVGNNVVLGGQCGVVDNIFIGDGVIAGGGTKILSNVPAGRVIMGYPSVKMETHTEMYKAQRRLPRLMRDIELLKKAVFK, from the coding sequence ATGTTCACTATCCGCCAGATCGCTGAGTCCCTGGGAATTGAAGCACAGGGCGACCTGGACCTGAAAATTGCGGGCGCGGCGGAGCCGCAGGATGCAAAGGCAGATCAGATTGCCATGGCCATGGCGCCGAAATACGCCGATGGCCTGACGGCAGGCGGGGCGCAGGCCGCGGTGCTGTGGGAGGGGGCGGACTGGCAAGCCTTCGGACTGAAAGCCGCGATTTTTGCGCCGCGTCCGCGCCTGACCCTGTCCGGCGTGACCGCCATTCTGGACCGCGGCCAGGGTTTCGCTGCCGGTATTCACCCCTCTGCAGTGATCGACCCCACGGCTAAGCTGGGAGAGGACGTGTCGGTTGGCCCGCTGGCTGTCATCGGTGCCGGCGCCGAAATCGGTGCCCGTTCGGTCATCGGTCCGCATTGCTACATCGGAACAGATGCGGTGATTGGCGAGGACGCCCAGTTGCGCGAAATGGTCTCGATCGGCGCCCGGGCAACCATCGGCGACCGTTTCCGCGCCCAGCCTGGCGCACGTGTCGGCGGCGATGGTTTTTCATATGTCACACCCGAAGTTTCCGGCGCTGAAAACGCCCGCAAGACTATGGGCGATCAGGGCGAAGCCAGGGCGCAGGCCTGGGTCCGCATCCACTCTTTGGGGGCGGTCACCATTGGCGATGACGTGGAAATCGGCTCCAACTGCACTTTGGACAACGGCACCATCCGCGATACGGTGATCGGCAATGGCAGCAAGCTCGACAATCAGGTGCATGTGGGCCACAACACCCGGGTCGGGAATGATTGCCTGCTATGCGGCCAGACCGGCATTTCCGGCTCTGTTGATGTCGGCAACAATGTGGTGCTGGGCGGCCAATGCGGCGTGGTCGACAATATTTTCATCGGCGACGGGGTGATCGCCGGCGGCGGCACCAAGATCCTGTCGAACGTGCCCGCGGGCCGGGTGATCATGGGCTATCCCAGCGTCAAGATGGAGACCCACACTGAGATGTATAAAGCACAACGCCGCCTGCCGCGTTTGATGCGTGACATCGAATTGTTAAAAAAGGCTGTTTTCAAGTAA
- the tmpA gene encoding 2-trimethylaminoethylphosphonate dioxygenase encodes MPRSVTADTSGSFLTLTFEDGQQCRFHAIWLRDNALDPETRAPGNGQRLITIGDIPADTRISTALVEDGALTVTFAPDGKTVTFPEEWLKSHAYDIDKDTKFGRTAPDIQTWNSSQPAPAFDWNDVQTDPMVKRDWLDAIARLGFAKLVNGPVKEGALIDCAEMFGFVRETNYGRFFEVRTEVNPTNLAYTGLGLQAHTDNPYRDPVPSLQILYCLENSAEGGDSIVVDGFRAAERLREEDPEGFALLAGYPARFEYKGSDGVHLRSRRPMIELAPDGEMIGMRFNNRSSAPFVDVPFEKMEAYYAAYRRLGEFIDDPDMGVSFKLEPGESFIVDNTRVMHARLGYSGSGSRWLQGCYADKDGLLSTLNVLNTQLEG; translated from the coding sequence ATGCCCCGTTCCGTAACCGCTGACACATCCGGCAGTTTTCTGACTTTGACTTTTGAAGACGGCCAACAGTGCCGTTTTCACGCGATCTGGCTGCGCGACAATGCGCTGGATCCAGAAACCCGCGCACCAGGTAACGGCCAGCGCCTGATCACCATCGGCGATATACCCGCGGACACCAGGATCAGCACCGCATTGGTGGAAGACGGTGCCCTGACAGTGACCTTTGCGCCGGACGGCAAGACTGTGACCTTCCCTGAGGAATGGTTGAAATCACACGCCTATGACATTGACAAGGATACTAAATTTGGCCGCACTGCACCAGACATTCAGACCTGGAACAGCAGCCAACCGGCGCCCGCCTTTGACTGGAACGACGTGCAGACCGACCCCATGGTCAAGCGCGACTGGCTGGATGCGATTGCCCGTCTCGGCTTTGCCAAGCTGGTGAACGGCCCCGTCAAGGAAGGCGCTCTGATCGACTGTGCGGAGATGTTCGGGTTTGTGCGTGAAACCAACTACGGACGCTTCTTCGAAGTGCGGACCGAGGTGAACCCGACCAACCTCGCTTATACCGGCCTGGGGCTGCAGGCGCATACTGATAACCCCTACCGCGATCCGGTGCCAAGCTTGCAGATCCTGTATTGCCTGGAAAATTCGGCAGAAGGCGGCGACAGCATCGTGGTGGACGGGTTCCGCGCGGCGGAACGGCTGCGCGAAGAGGACCCGGAAGGTTTTGCGCTGCTTGCCGGCTACCCGGCCCGGTTCGAATACAAGGGCTCCGACGGCGTGCATCTGCGCTCGCGCCGCCCGATGATTGAACTCGCGCCTGATGGCGAGATGATCGGCATGCGCTTCAACAACAGGTCTTCAGCGCCTTTTGTGGACGTGCCCTTTGAAAAGATGGAGGCCTATTACGCCGCATACCGCCGTCTGGGCGAATTTATCGACGATCCGGACATGGGCGTTTCTTTCAAACTGGAACCGGGCGAGAGCTTCATCGTCGACAACACCCGAGTGATGCATGCGCGTCTGGGGTATTCCGGTTCAGGTTCGCGCTGGCTGCAGGGCTGCTACGCTGACAAGGACGGGCTGCTGTCGACCCTGAACGTTCTGAATACCCAGCTGGAGGGCTGA
- a CDS encoding acyl carrier protein, whose translation MSTQDKVIAIIAEQAVLEPSDVTLDSTLEDLGIDSLGLVESIFAIEEEFDVSIPFNANEPENSDFNISNVAAIVEGIDKLILEKA comes from the coding sequence ATGAGCACGCAGGACAAGGTCATTGCAATTATTGCCGAACAGGCGGTTCTTGAGCCGTCGGATGTGACCCTAGACAGCACGTTGGAGGATCTGGGCATTGATAGCCTGGGCCTGGTGGAAAGCATCTTTGCCATTGAAGAGGAGTTTGATGTTTCAATCCCTTTCAATGCCAATGAACCCGAAAACAGTGATTTCAACATTTCCAATGTCGCGGCGATCGTCGAAGGCATCGACAAGCTGATTTTGGAAAAAGCGTAA
- a CDS encoding L,D-transpeptidase family protein, which yields MTRASAGNFLPGIKAGLFALALGSLTAGTVSSSAQAEISAAFRQAVAEAASGSDAVAKFYRENGYQAIWTGTDEASRQRRTALLAALNETNAHGLPDRSAEVSALLQQMRGVRTTRDIGTIEATLSQALVDYATDLQTGLLVPSRIDDGMVRKKHTVDGTGFLEGIRDQQPYAYMRSLVPASPQYRGLMREKLRLEQILAAGGWGPGVNAKKLEPGDQGPAVIALRNRLMAMGYLQRSAARSYDAALEQAVQSFQSDHGLETDGVAGAGTIAEVNKPVSNRLKSIIIAMERERWLTPDRGERHILVNQTDFTAKIVDNGDVTFETRSVIGKNTHDRRSPEFSDEMEHMVINPSWYVPRSIITKEYLPKLQSNPNAVGHIQITDRRGRVVNRGSADFSQYTARNFPFSMRQPPSSRNALGLVKFMFPNKYNIYLHDTPQKSLFAREVRAFSHGCIRLAQPFEFAYALLAKQSENPKDFFHRILSSGKETKVALEHKVPVHIIYRTAVVSSKGRAEFRRDVYGRDAKIWAALERAGVVLPGVQG from the coding sequence ATGACGCGCGCATCCGCAGGAAACTTTTTGCCGGGGATTAAGGCAGGGCTGTTTGCCCTGGCCTTGGGCAGCCTGACCGCGGGGACTGTTTCCAGTTCAGCGCAGGCTGAAATTTCGGCGGCTTTCCGCCAAGCAGTGGCTGAAGCCGCCTCCGGCAGCGATGCCGTGGCCAAATTCTACCGCGAAAACGGATATCAGGCGATTTGGACAGGCACGGATGAGGCGTCGCGCCAGCGCCGAACCGCCTTGTTAGCGGCGTTGAACGAAACCAACGCCCATGGGCTGCCGGACCGTTCAGCCGAGGTCAGCGCGCTGCTGCAGCAAATGCGCGGCGTTCGCACCACACGTGATATCGGCACCATCGAGGCCACGCTTAGCCAGGCACTGGTGGACTATGCGACAGACCTGCAAACCGGCCTGCTGGTGCCGTCGCGGATCGACGATGGCATGGTGCGCAAGAAACATACGGTTGACGGGACCGGCTTTCTGGAGGGCATCCGGGATCAGCAGCCTTATGCTTATATGCGCAGCCTGGTGCCTGCTTCGCCGCAATACCGCGGTTTGATGCGCGAAAAACTGCGGCTGGAGCAGATCCTTGCGGCGGGCGGCTGGGGGCCGGGTGTCAACGCCAAGAAACTGGAACCTGGTGATCAGGGGCCGGCTGTCATTGCCCTGCGGAACCGTCTGATGGCGATGGGGTATTTGCAGCGGAGCGCTGCACGCAGCTATGACGCCGCGCTGGAACAGGCTGTGCAAAGCTTCCAATCCGATCATGGATTGGAAACCGACGGCGTGGCTGGCGCTGGCACAATCGCCGAGGTAAACAAACCTGTCTCCAACCGCTTGAAGTCCATAATCATCGCGATGGAGCGTGAGCGCTGGCTGACACCCGACCGGGGTGAGCGGCACATTCTGGTCAACCAGACCGACTTCACCGCCAAGATCGTTGATAATGGCGATGTGACCTTTGAAACCCGTTCGGTAATCGGCAAGAATACACATGACCGCCGCAGCCCGGAATTCTCCGACGAGATGGAGCATATGGTGATCAACCCGAGCTGGTATGTGCCGCGCTCGATCATCACCAAGGAGTATCTGCCCAAGCTGCAGAGCAACCCTAATGCGGTCGGCCATATCCAAATCACCGATCGGCGCGGCCGGGTGGTAAACCGAGGGTCCGCTGATTTTTCACAGTATACTGCGCGGAACTTTCCGTTCTCCATGCGGCAGCCCCCCAGCAGCCGCAACGCGCTGGGACTGGTCAAATTCATGTTCCCGAACAAATACAACATCTATCTGCACGACACCCCGCAAAAGAGCCTGTTTGCCCGCGAAGTGCGCGCTTTCTCGCATGGCTGCATCCGGCTGGCGCAACCGTTTGAATTCGCCTACGCATTGCTGGCCAAGCAAAGCGAAAACCCGAAAGATTTCTTCCACCGTATCCTGAGCAGCGGCAAGGAAACCAAGGTGGCGCTGGAACATAAGGTTCCGGTGCATATCATCTACCGGACCGCCGTTGTGTCCAGCAAAGGCCGCGCGGAGTTCCGCCGTGATGTCTATGGCCGCGACGCCAAGATCTGGGCGGCGCTGGAGCGGGCGGGGGTGGTGCTGCCCGGCGTTCAAGGGTAA
- a CDS encoding beta-ketoacyl-[acyl-carrier-protein] synthase family protein: MKRVVITGAGTINALGHSVPATLEAMREGRCGIGELEFRDVDRLAIRIGGQVRGFEAEGRFNRQQMSLYDRFTQFTLTAAKEAIEQSGLEFHGDLSAKAGVVLGNSGGGMQTLDENYRSVYEDGKNRVHPFVVPKLMNNAAAGHVSMQFNLKGPSFTVSTACASSNHAMAQAFQMVRSGVSPAMITGGSESMLCFGGVKAWEGLRVMSKDACRPFSANRNGMVQGEGAGIFVFEEYEHARARGAEILCEVIGFAMSSDASDIVMPSKQGAARAISGALLDARISASEVGYINAHGTGTAANDKTECAAVADVFGPHADSLMISSTKSMHGHLIGGTGAVELLACIMALRDGVIAPTIGYEEPDPECALDVVPNEAREAKVDVALSNAFAFGGLNAVLALRKV; the protein is encoded by the coding sequence ATGAAGCGCGTCGTCATCACCGGGGCTGGAACCATCAATGCCCTGGGACATTCCGTGCCCGCCACACTGGAGGCCATGCGCGAAGGCCGTTGCGGCATTGGAGAATTGGAGTTTCGCGATGTGGACCGCCTGGCAATCCGCATCGGCGGTCAGGTTCGCGGATTTGAGGCAGAAGGGCGGTTCAACCGCCAACAGATGAGCCTCTATGACCGGTTCACCCAGTTCACCTTGACCGCGGCCAAAGAGGCGATCGAGCAATCAGGCCTGGAGTTCCATGGCGATCTGTCTGCCAAGGCCGGCGTGGTTCTGGGCAACTCCGGCGGCGGCATGCAAACGCTGGATGAGAACTACCGCAGCGTTTACGAGGACGGCAAGAACCGGGTGCACCCCTTTGTGGTGCCCAAGCTGATGAACAATGCGGCAGCCGGGCATGTGTCCATGCAGTTCAACCTCAAGGGTCCCAGTTTCACCGTGTCCACGGCCTGTGCGTCCTCCAATCACGCGATGGCGCAGGCGTTCCAGATGGTGCGCTCGGGTGTGAGCCCGGCAATGATCACCGGCGGCTCTGAATCCATGCTGTGCTTTGGCGGGGTCAAGGCTTGGGAAGGGCTGCGGGTGATGTCCAAGGACGCCTGCCGCCCGTTCAGCGCCAACCGCAATGGCATGGTTCAGGGCGAGGGCGCGGGAATTTTTGTGTTCGAAGAGTATGAGCACGCCAGGGCACGCGGTGCAGAAATTCTGTGCGAAGTCATCGGCTTTGCCATGTCCTCGGACGCTTCCGACATCGTGATGCCCAGCAAGCAGGGCGCCGCCCGTGCCATTTCGGGCGCACTGTTGGATGCCCGTATCAGCGCGTCTGAGGTAGGATATATCAACGCTCATGGCACTGGCACTGCCGCCAATGACAAGACCGAATGCGCTGCTGTCGCGGATGTATTCGGTCCCCATGCGGACAGCCTGATGATCTCCTCCACCAAGTCCATGCATGGCCATCTTATCGGCGGCACCGGTGCGGTGGAGCTGCTGGCCTGCATTATGGCGCTGCGCGACGGGGTGATTGCTCCGACTATCGGCTATGAAGAGCCCGATCCGGAATGTGCGCTGGATGTGGTGCCGAATGAGGCCCGCGAGGCCAAGGTCGATGTGGCCCTGTCCAACGCCTTTGCCTTTGGCGGGCTGAACGCGGTGCTGGCCCTGCGCAAGGTCTGA
- a CDS encoding helicase HerA-like domain-containing protein — MADSIFLGGGGEEYGTPQGLALKYANRHGLIAGATGTGKTVTLQILAEGFSNAGVPVILADVKGDLSGLAKPGSPSHKLHDAFTSRAERIGFSDYCYHACPVAFWDLYGEQGHPVRTTVAEMGPLLLSRLLELSEAQEGILNIAFRLADEDALPLLDLKDLQSLLVWIGENRAQLSLRYGNVSPASIGAIQRRLLVLENQGGSGLFGEPALALSDLMRCDDAGKGVVNILAADKLMAAPGLYSTFLLWLLSELFEDLPEVGDPEKPRLVFFFDEAHLLFEDAPKALVDKVEQVARLIRSKGVGIYFVTQNPADVPEDILGQLGNRIQHALRAFTARDRRNLKLAAETYRENPRFSTGEAIREVGVGEAVTSMLQKKGVPGVVERTLIRPPSTQLGPLTVQEREEMLKASDMAGKYDKPLDRRSAYEILAQRAEAAAEEAETSEAAAEEAPQPMAREFNAARRYSGSRVSRSSAKVFRKKDTFTSAMSDAVIKELKGTTGRRIVRGILGSLFKGR; from the coding sequence ATGGCAGACAGTATCTTTCTGGGCGGCGGCGGCGAAGAGTATGGCACGCCGCAAGGGTTGGCACTGAAATACGCCAACCGGCATGGGCTGATCGCCGGGGCAACCGGCACAGGCAAGACTGTCACTCTGCAAATCCTGGCTGAAGGGTTTTCAAATGCCGGCGTGCCGGTGATCCTTGCTGATGTGAAGGGAGATCTGTCCGGCTTGGCAAAGCCTGGATCACCAAGCCACAAACTGCATGACGCCTTCACTTCGCGCGCGGAAAGAATCGGGTTTTCTGATTACTGCTATCATGCCTGCCCGGTCGCTTTTTGGGATCTCTATGGCGAGCAGGGCCACCCTGTGCGCACAACTGTTGCGGAAATGGGCCCGCTGCTGTTGTCCCGGTTATTGGAGCTGAGCGAAGCGCAGGAAGGTATTTTAAACATCGCGTTCAGACTGGCAGATGAAGACGCCTTGCCGCTGCTGGACTTAAAGGACCTGCAATCGCTGTTGGTCTGGATCGGCGAAAACCGGGCGCAGCTGTCCCTGCGCTACGGCAATGTGTCCCCGGCTTCTATCGGTGCTATCCAGCGGCGTCTGCTGGTACTGGAAAATCAGGGCGGTTCCGGCCTGTTCGGGGAGCCGGCATTGGCGCTCAGCGATCTGATGCGGTGCGATGATGCAGGTAAGGGCGTGGTCAACATCCTGGCCGCAGACAAGCTGATGGCGGCGCCGGGGCTCTATTCAACCTTTTTGCTGTGGCTGCTGAGCGAGCTGTTCGAAGATCTGCCCGAGGTGGGCGACCCGGAGAAACCGCGCCTGGTGTTCTTTTTCGATGAGGCGCATCTCTTGTTTGAGGATGCGCCGAAAGCGCTGGTCGACAAGGTGGAACAAGTGGCGCGGCTGATCCGGTCCAAAGGGGTGGGGATCTATTTCGTCACCCAGAATCCGGCCGATGTGCCGGAGGATATCCTTGGCCAGCTCGGCAACCGTATCCAGCACGCGCTGCGGGCTTTTACTGCCAGAGACCGCAGAAATCTGAAACTGGCGGCGGAAACCTACCGCGAGAACCCGCGTTTTTCCACCGGAGAGGCAATTCGCGAGGTTGGCGTCGGGGAAGCCGTCACCTCAATGCTGCAGAAAAAAGGCGTGCCGGGCGTCGTTGAACGCACGCTGATCCGTCCGCCAAGCACCCAGCTTGGACCGCTTACGGTTCAGGAGCGGGAGGAAATGCTGAAAGCTTCGGACATGGCGGGGAAATACGACAAACCGCTGGACCGGCGGTCGGCCTACGAAATCCTGGCACAGCGAGCGGAGGCGGCGGCAGAGGAAGCGGAAACTTCCGAGGCTGCGGCAGAAGAGGCCCCGCAGCCGATGGCGCGGGAATTCAACGCCGCCCGCCGGTATTCCGGGTCTCGGGTCAGCCGCTCGTCTGCAAAGGTTTTCCGCAAGAAAGACACCTTTACCTCGGCAATGTCTGACGCGGTGATCAAGGAGCTGAAGGGCACGACCGGACGCCGGATTGTCCGTGGCATTCTCGGCAGCCTGTTCAAAGGGCGCTGA
- a CDS encoding YcbK family protein, with product MAKTTGTGISRRSLLGVFAATAVAAAPTFSNAAGFLRGGGDIRRIRMYSGRTGERLDMVYWIDGQYIKDAVREVNHFMRDWRTDQVKDMDLRTIDIMAASHNLLDVNEPFMLLSGYRSPKTNAMLRSRSRGVAKNSLHMRGQAADLRLASRSVSQMAKAAEACHAGGVGKYQRSNFVHMDCGVVRTWRG from the coding sequence ATGGCGAAAACCACGGGCACGGGGATCTCCCGGCGTTCTCTTTTGGGTGTATTTGCTGCAACCGCAGTGGCAGCAGCCCCGACTTTTTCCAATGCAGCAGGCTTCTTGCGAGGCGGCGGTGATATCCGCCGGATCCGCATGTATTCCGGCCGTACCGGCGAACGTCTGGACATGGTCTACTGGATCGACGGCCAGTACATCAAAGACGCGGTCAGGGAAGTCAATCATTTCATGCGCGATTGGCGGACGGATCAGGTCAAAGACATGGACCTTCGCACCATTGATATCATGGCCGCATCGCACAATCTGCTGGATGTGAACGAGCCCTTTATGCTGCTGTCCGGCTACCGCAGCCCGAAAACCAATGCAATGCTGCGCAGCCGCTCACGCGGAGTTGCAAAAAACTCCCTGCATATGCGCGGCCAGGCTGCAGATCTGCGGCTGGCATCACGGTCAGTGTCGCAAATGGCAAAGGCCGCCGAGGCCTGCCACGCCGGCGGTGTCGGTAAGTACCAGCGTTCGAATTTCGTGCATATGGATTGCGGTGTTGTTCGCACCTGGCGCGGCTGA
- a CDS encoding LysR family transcriptional regulator → MPRKATKQGLPPLDWLKVFEAAGRLGSFTAAAEEFGATQAAVSQRIRNLESWLGRQLFIRSARGVTLTVDGESYLPLVHDTLLALEQGTDNLFGQSARELRVAALPSHLEMLLLPRLGLFSKTYPDLRLVTETVPKRLEFEAADGALHIRYGRGGWQGRDGVLLANEVLQPMTAPGKAAGWRQLPVIELRGERPGWAEWARVTGESEPDAGPVSVDSMAHALRTARLGMGVVLGSRALAANLLQTGQLECAPAPELAIIEGYWLTWPPSLGKSPRQRALLEAFSQALRQ, encoded by the coding sequence ATGCCCAGGAAAGCGACCAAACAGGGCTTGCCGCCGCTTGATTGGCTGAAGGTGTTTGAAGCAGCTGGCCGGCTTGGCAGTTTCACAGCTGCGGCGGAGGAATTCGGCGCCACACAGGCCGCGGTCAGCCAGCGGATCCGGAACCTGGAATCCTGGCTGGGGCGGCAGTTGTTTATTCGCTCGGCACGCGGTGTGACGCTGACTGTGGATGGCGAAAGTTACCTGCCGCTGGTTCATGATACTCTGCTCGCATTAGAACAGGGCACCGATAATCTATTCGGTCAAAGCGCCAGGGAGCTGAGGGTTGCGGCCTTGCCATCACATCTGGAGATGCTTTTGCTGCCGCGGCTGGGTCTGTTTTCAAAGACCTACCCGGACTTGCGCCTGGTTACGGAAACCGTTCCAAAACGACTTGAGTTCGAGGCGGCCGACGGGGCTTTGCACATCCGCTACGGACGCGGCGGCTGGCAGGGGCGCGACGGGGTCTTGCTGGCAAATGAAGTGCTGCAACCAATGACAGCACCTGGAAAAGCGGCCGGGTGGCGGCAGCTTCCGGTCATAGAATTGCGTGGAGAACGGCCGGGCTGGGCGGAGTGGGCCAGAGTGACGGGTGAATCGGAGCCTGATGCCGGTCCTGTGTCTGTAGACTCCATGGCGCATGCCTTGCGGACTGCCCGGTTGGGGATGGGTGTTGTTTTGGGATCCAGGGCTTTGGCTGCAAATCTCTTGCAAACAGGGCAATTGGAATGCGCGCCTGCGCCGGAACTGGCTATAATTGAAGGTTATTGGCTGACTTGGCCGCCGAGCCTTGGCAAATCGCCACGGCAAAGAGCCCTGCTGGAGGCATTTAGCCAGGCACTCCGGCAGTAG
- a CDS encoding invasion associated locus B family protein, with translation MLKSLTPITLAAVLAMSAPLAAQETAAEETAGAESAEQTEQTESTADQLLDLGEPVSDGPRAGDRYSKETHGDWDLACIKTDSGTDPCSLLQVLAGPQGNPIAEVSLFRIDQQGGQAVAGATVIVPLETLLPAALTISIDGAPAKRYNYSFCNQLGCVAQIGLTQGDIDAFRKGKEAVLSLRPAPAPDQVVQMKLSLNGFTAGFDVVDVVKQ, from the coding sequence ATGTTGAAGTCCCTGACCCCGATCACGCTTGCCGCAGTGCTGGCCATGTCCGCCCCGCTGGCGGCACAGGAAACAGCCGCGGAAGAGACTGCGGGGGCGGAATCCGCTGAGCAGACAGAACAAACAGAATCAACTGCAGATCAGCTGCTGGACCTGGGCGAACCGGTCAGCGATGGCCCCCGGGCTGGCGACCGTTATTCCAAGGAAACGCACGGCGATTGGGATCTGGCCTGCATAAAAACTGACAGCGGCACCGATCCCTGCTCGCTTTTGCAGGTGCTGGCAGGTCCGCAAGGCAACCCGATTGCCGAAGTGTCGCTGTTCCGGATTGATCAGCAAGGCGGCCAGGCCGTTGCCGGGGCCACCGTCATCGTGCCGCTGGAAACGCTGCTGCCCGCGGCTCTGACGATCTCGATCGATGGCGCCCCGGCCAAACGCTACAACTATTCGTTTTGCAACCAGCTGGGCTGTGTGGCGCAAATCGGCCTGACACAGGGCGACATCGACGCTTTCCGGAAAGGCAAGGAAGCCGTTCTGTCGCTGCGTCCGGCACCGGCACCGGATCAAGTGGTGCAGATGAAGCTGTCGCTGAACGGTTTCACCGCCGGCTTTGACGTCGTGGACGTGGTCAAGCAATAA
- the tmpB gene encoding (R)-1-hydroxy-2-trimethylaminoethylphosphonate oxygenase → MNKPDFSTLTQDNIVAFIGDIFDRRGDEEYLGEPVTMTEHMLQGATIAEANNQPEEIIVGALLHDIGHFTSEFGTFSMDDTEDRFHEEAGAEVLEQFFPSVITDCVRYHVAAKRYLCATKPEYFNRLSEASVHSLNLQGGPMNAEEVTEMEKNPNLKQIIAVRYLDEAGKRADMETPDYWHFAPMVQRMVDKHMND, encoded by the coding sequence ATGAACAAGCCGGATTTCAGCACACTGACCCAGGACAACATTGTCGCCTTCATCGGCGATATCTTTGACCGCCGCGGCGACGAAGAATACCTGGGCGAGCCGGTCACCATGACCGAACATATGCTGCAAGGCGCCACCATCGCCGAAGCGAACAACCAGCCGGAAGAGATCATCGTAGGGGCGCTTCTCCACGATATTGGCCATTTCACCAGCGAGTTCGGCACTTTCTCCATGGATGACACCGAAGACCGGTTTCACGAGGAGGCCGGCGCCGAGGTGCTGGAACAGTTCTTCCCTTCTGTGATCACCGACTGCGTGCGGTACCATGTGGCGGCCAAACGCTATCTCTGCGCCACCAAGCCCGAGTATTTCAACCGTTTATCAGAGGCTTCCGTGCATTCGCTGAACCTGCAAGGCGGGCCGATGAATGCGGAAGAAGTGACCGAGATGGAGAAGAACCCAAACCTCAAGCAGATCATCGCCGTGCGCTACCTGGACGAGGCTGGCAAACGCGCGGACATGGAAACGCCCGACTACTGGCATTTTGCGCCGATGGTGCAGCGGATGGTCGACAAACACATGAATGATTGA